A window from Acidobacteriota bacterium encodes these proteins:
- a CDS encoding MoaD/ThiS family protein → MKVIIPSPLLSYTKQQKEVDAVGATVSEMLEDLNRSYPGIRFRMIDEQDAIRPHMKIFVNGEQIFRLNVPLNAADEVHILQALSGG, encoded by the coding sequence ATGAAAGTGATTATTCCCAGTCCGCTGCTGTCATACACCAAACAGCAAAAAGAGGTGGATGCTGTTGGAGCCACGGTTAGCGAAATGCTTGAGGATTTGAACCGAAGCTATCCGGGTATTCGGTTCCGTATGATTGATGAACAGGACGCGATTCGCCCGCACATGAAAATCTTCGTCAATGGCGAGCAGATTTTCCGATTGAATGTCCCGTTGAACGCGGCGGACGAAGTTCATATCTTGCAGGCGTTGAGTGGCGGTTGA